A stretch of the Archangium violaceum genome encodes the following:
- a CDS encoding PQQ-binding-like beta-propeller repeat protein, whose translation MPPPVCQRLVLLLAIAALMAACRQPTDKLFDFSSNAPSRAGLVALTDGVLVGNEAGRLLRLDLQGEPVWQVELGREIAARPTVSGDSIIVGTVGGTLVSLALADGSERWHLTGQPAVLTPLVSDAGSAYVVAPDGSVRALAVESGEVRWRWLLPPKEPRPDATRPLPAPVLEGGVLVVGLGDAGLFALSPQDGTVRWHHPVTQVLGLEAQDEVLYVSTRKGEVLALGLADGQVRWRQTPSTALTSPPSFAQGHVWVGTEEPLLLALSPQDGRERFRLGLPAPLVTQVAEFREWLLVPTRSSQGWLLGLEPQEGPPIFSLRLDTPLPTRPVVLGEQLFVQGQDGRVLSWRLRPPKP comes from the coding sequence ATGCCGCCGCCCGTCTGTCAGCGCCTCGTCTTACTGCTCGCCATCGCGGCGCTGATGGCCGCCTGTCGGCAGCCCACCGACAAGCTCTTCGACTTCTCCTCCAACGCCCCCTCCCGGGCGGGCCTCGTGGCCCTGACGGACGGGGTGCTGGTGGGCAACGAGGCCGGCCGGCTCCTGCGGTTGGATCTCCAGGGAGAGCCGGTCTGGCAGGTGGAGCTCGGCCGGGAGATCGCCGCGCGCCCCACGGTGTCCGGAGACAGCATCATCGTGGGAACGGTTGGAGGGACTCTCGTCAGCCTCGCGCTCGCCGATGGCTCGGAGCGCTGGCACCTCACCGGGCAGCCCGCCGTCCTCACCCCGCTCGTCTCGGACGCGGGCTCCGCCTACGTCGTGGCCCCGGATGGCTCCGTACGCGCACTCGCGGTGGAATCGGGCGAGGTCCGCTGGCGGTGGCTCCTTCCCCCAAAAGAGCCCCGCCCCGATGCCACCCGGCCCCTGCCCGCTCCCGTCCTGGAGGGAGGCGTCCTGGTGGTGGGACTCGGTGACGCGGGGCTGTTCGCCCTCTCACCCCAGGACGGCACCGTACGCTGGCACCATCCGGTGACACAGGTGCTGGGCCTGGAGGCCCAGGACGAGGTGCTGTACGTCTCCACCCGGAAGGGCGAGGTGCTCGCGCTCGGGCTCGCCGACGGGCAGGTGCGCTGGCGGCAGACGCCCTCCACTGCCCTCACGAGTCCACCGAGCTTCGCCCAAGGCCATGTCTGGGTGGGCACGGAGGAGCCCCTGCTCCTGGCGCTGTCGCCCCAGGACGGACGAGAGCGCTTCCGCCTGGGCCTGCCCGCGCCCCTGGTGACGCAGGTGGCGGAGTTCCGTGAGTGGTTGCTGGTGCCCACCCGGAGCAGTCAGGGGTGGTTGCTCGGGCTCGAGCCCCAGGAGGGGCCTCCCATCTTCTCGCTGCGGCTGGATACGCCGC